The proteins below are encoded in one region of Priestia filamentosa:
- a CDS encoding S8 family serine peptidase, which translates to MGIGSLSTVISGIEWCIQNQSMLGIDILSLSLDSLVTQQYAEDNPVIKAVEKAWDNGMIVCMAAGSTDPFQGIISIPGISPKVITVRAISDNNTIDYSDDPVANFSGRSPTIDYLKKLDPVTLGENITSPRFPIFPFDRAKSNGHVDTDNVSLSCTSMSTPICAGLAAQLLQNQPNLTPDQVKQQLIINICQNIGQSSNTLRKEKSNG; encoded by the coding sequence ATGGGGATTGGTTCACTTTCTACTGTGATATCTGGTATTGAGTGGTGTATTCAAAATCAATCAATGTTAGGTATCGACATCCTCTCTTTATCACTAGACTCTCTTGTAACACAACAGTATGCCGAGGATAATCCAGTCATAAAGGCTGTTGAAAAGGCATGGGATAATGGCATGATTGTTTGCATGGCAGCAGGTAGTACCGATCCATTCCAGGGAATTATTTCTATTCCCGGAATAAGTCCTAAAGTGATCACTGTGAGGGCTATCAGCGATAATAATACTATTGACTATTCTGATGACCCAGTAGCCAATTTTTCAGGCCGTAGTCCAACAATCGATTACCTAAAGAAATTGGATCCTGTAACACTGGGGGAAAATATTACCTCTCCGCGATTTCCAATTTTCCCCTTTGATAGGGCGAAGTCAAACGGACATGTTGATACGGATAACGTTTCCCTGTCATGCACCTCTATGTCCACACCGATATGTGCAGGTTTAGCAGCACAACTACTACAAAACCAACCAAACTTAACCCCTGATCAAGTAAAACAGCAATTGATAATAAATATATGTCAAAATATTGGACAATCATCTAATACCTTAAGAAAGGAGAAATCTAATGGGTAA
- a CDS encoding S8 family serine peptidase, with protein MLNEFPSISCCATKLSLEKIEQLLENCCHIKKIYYDRKVTALPDIAHPAINSDQLKENSLTGKGVTIGIVDTGIHPHRDLQGRIKGFKDFVHKRIVPYDDNGHGTHCAGGRQVMGLYTMENTKVHHRRQA; from the coding sequence ATGCTCAATGAGTTCCCTTCTATTTCTTGTTGTGCCACTAAATTATCATTAGAAAAAATTGAGCAATTGCTCGAAAACTGCTGTCATATTAAAAAGATCTATTATGATCGGAAAGTGACGGCATTACCTGATATAGCTCACCCAGCGATCAACTCCGATCAATTAAAGGAGAATAGCCTAACAGGAAAAGGTGTAACCATTGGCATCGTTGATACAGGTATTCATCCACATCGAGATTTACAAGGACGAATCAAAGGATTTAAGGATTTTGTTCATAAAAGAATTGTTCCGTACGATGATAATGGACATGGTACACATTGTGCAGGGGGGCGGCAGGTAATGGGTCTATATACAATGGAAAATACCAAGGTCCATCACCGGAGGCAAGCTTAA
- a CDS encoding N-acetylmuramoyl-L-alanine amidase has protein sequence MKIYLDPGHGGSDPGAMGNGLNEKGIVLDIALHIRTLLINTYENIEVRMSRTGDITKSLAQRTSEANSWGADYYLSIHCNSSNSSAQGYEDYIHNSLPDSSTTAKYQDVIHGEIVKVNQLHNRGRKKANFHVLRETNMPALLTENGFIDNKQDAALMKDSVWRRKVAQGHVDGLARAFNLETKLNKPVIIYKVIAGAFKSKENAEDRKDMLRSKGIESLIMTMNISGVTWYRIQVGSFSKRENAEDRVEEIKRAGINDTYIVTGEGDPNQKELSEYPILGGTYLSPLLMEQYVKTINSDAIALGMYYLNFGEYYGIRGDIAFAQAIHETDFFRFTGVVQPEQHNFCGLGTTGPDNPGASFDTPRDGVIAHFQHLFAYASAKPLPDKYPLIDPRFNLVQRETATTWVALNGKWAVPGDNYGQSILNIYKRMVNDTIKSLGEILQEIKD, from the coding sequence ATGAAAATCTACTTAGATCCAGGTCATGGTGGTTCCGACCCGGGAGCTATGGGTAATGGTTTGAATGAAAAAGGGATTGTACTGGATATTGCCCTTCATATACGTACGCTCTTAATCAATACCTATGAAAATATTGAAGTGAGGATGAGTCGTACGGGTGATATTACGAAAAGTTTAGCCCAACGTACAAGTGAAGCAAATTCCTGGGGAGCTGACTATTATTTGTCCATCCATTGCAACTCCTCTAACAGTTCTGCACAGGGATATGAGGATTATATTCACAATAGTTTACCCGACTCTTCAACAACAGCTAAGTACCAAGATGTGATTCATGGAGAAATAGTAAAGGTTAATCAACTCCATAATCGCGGTCGGAAAAAAGCAAACTTCCATGTTTTGCGTGAAACGAATATGCCAGCTTTACTTACAGAAAATGGGTTTATTGATAATAAACAGGATGCTGCCTTAATGAAAGACTCTGTATGGCGTCGGAAAGTAGCACAAGGTCATGTCGATGGTTTAGCAAGGGCCTTTAACCTAGAGACAAAACTCAATAAACCTGTAATAATTTACAAAGTTATAGCCGGAGCTTTCAAATCAAAGGAAAACGCAGAGGATCGTAAAGATATGCTACGTTCAAAAGGTATTGAATCTCTTATAATGACTATGAATATTTCTGGCGTAACATGGTATCGAATTCAAGTTGGTTCCTTTTCAAAACGGGAGAATGCAGAGGATCGTGTGGAGGAGATTAAGAGGGCCGGGATTAACGATACCTACATTGTTACTGGGGAAGGAGATCCTAATCAAAAGGAATTATCGGAGTACCCTATATTAGGTGGAACGTACTTGTCCCCATTGTTAATGGAACAATATGTAAAAACCATTAATTCAGATGCGATAGCATTGGGAATGTATTATTTAAACTTCGGTGAATATTATGGGATTAGAGGGGATATTGCCTTTGCCCAAGCCATCCATGAAACAGACTTCTTTCGATTTACAGGAGTCGTACAACCTGAACAACATAACTTTTGTGGATTAGGAACAACAGGTCCTGATAATCCAGGAGCAAGTTTTGATACACCAAGAGATGGGGTAATCGCCCATTTTCAACATTTATTCGCTTATGCATCAGCTAAACCATTACCAGATAAATATCCGTTAATTGACCCTCGTTTTAATTTAGTACAAAGGGAGACTGCCACAACATGGGTTGCATTAAATGGAAAGTGGGCAGTTCCGGGTGATAATTACGGACAATCCATTTTAAATATATACAAGAGGATGGTTAATGATACCATAAAATCACTAGGGGAAATTCTTCAAGAGATTAAGGACTAA
- a CDS encoding holin, protein MYSIKYFMMGEFNMKRFKSYTLWVAVSAFIGMLVQDLGVDIAPERYTNYVDSILYILVLSGIISNPDKVKLRKK, encoded by the coding sequence TTGTATAGCATTAAATACTTTATGATGGGGGAATTCAACATGAAACGTTTTAAGAGTTATACCCTATGGGTAGCAGTATCAGCCTTCATTGGAATGTTAGTTCAGGATTTAGGGGTTGATATTGCACCGGAAAGATATACAAATTACGTTGATTCAATCTTATATATATTAGTATTATCTGGAATTATTAGTAACCCTGACAAAGTGAAGCTAAGAAAAAAGTAG